One Triticum dicoccoides isolate Atlit2015 ecotype Zavitan chromosome 3B, WEW_v2.0, whole genome shotgun sequence genomic window, gaattatttactggaattaatcatgaacttTCCTAATATTCCAACATGCTTGAGGGTACGGATAGTTGGCTTGATCAAAGCCCAGATTTTGTCATTAGCAGCCTACGGGTAGATCGTAACCGTATAATATTTCGTTCAATAAAGTCCCAATTCGatgcaaaaagaaaaaggaaaacatccGCACCAGTGATTTGTGCTCCCACCACCATAGTGCGCCTCTCAACTCTAATGTACAGTAACTTGATTAAGTCAGAGAGAGTCGGTGCGGGAAAAAGACAGTCAAGTAACACGAAGAATCTGAATTCAGGACACTAGAGCAGATAGTGTTGTCCTCCAGAAAGGACCTTGGTCATGCTCAACAAAGCGATATCCTTGGAATCTTGTTTCTGAGAGCCAAGGAAAACAACATCCACCGTTCAAACATCCGAAATTCCACACTCCGGTCCGGCGAGACCCTTTCAGCCCGCGCATCGTTCGTTGTTCCGCGCCCCAGCCTCATGATCTGACTTCCAAGTTCCAACTGCAACGCCGCCGTCCGTGTCGCAGCAGCTGTCGTCACGGATCCGGCGGCCCCGACAGCGGCTGACGCCCCTCCACGTCACTCCCCGCGACAACTCGTGTGCAGTCCCCGCGGAAAGCTCCCCCGCGTCCTGCGGGTCCCACATACTACCACCGTGCTGTCGTCACCTTCCCACCTCACCTCCCTCTTCGCTGTATATATCGGGGCCCCTTCACCTCCCCAAGCCATTACGCCCCAACCATCACACGAACCACACACCCGCGCAAGAGGGAAAAGAAGGCCGGGGGCATCAAAGAATCCAAGCCAACGCGCCACGTAGCGGCGAGCAATGTACCAAGCCATCCCCTACAGCAGCACCCGGACCTGGGCCCGCCCGtcgccggcggcggaggcggccgtcGCCGTCAAGACGGAGACCACGGAGGCGGCGGCGTCCCGGGAGGACGCGGCGGGGGTTGAGAGGGCGGTGTCGGAGAGCCCGGTCGTGGTGGTGGGGAGGCGGGCCTGCTGCCTCACCCACGTGGTGAAGCGGCTGCTGCAGGGGCTCGGGGTCAACCCCGCCGTGCACGAGGTCGCCGACGAGGCGGCGCTCGCCGGGGTCGTGCCGGACGGCGGGGAGGCTGCGCTCCCGGTGGTGTTCGTCGGGGGGAAGCTCCTCGGCGGCCTCGATCGCCTCATGGCCGTCCACATCTCCGGCGAGCTCGTGCCCATCCTCAAGAAGGCCGGCGCCCTCTGGCTCTGATCGGACCCTTCCTTCCTTTCCTTAGTTTCCTTTCATCAGAAGACGGTGCCGCGGTTTAATCCTGGCCGTTGGATCGAATTTTACACCGCGGCCGATTTACTCTAGGATTTTGGGTTTCTTTAATGGTGTGCTAAATTTTTTCTCAACAAATATATTCATGAGAAAAAAGAAACAGACAGGTAGCATTACTGTTTTTCGTAATTTATTTCGTCTGGTCATGAGCATGTGAATACGGAAGAAGAGCGTGCGCGGCATTGCAGCGTCTGTACAGTTTGTCGTTTCTATTTCCGAGTTAATGAGAATCAGATGCTTCTTACGGATATCTTCACCTGCGGCCTGAAATTTCATAAGTTAGGCGTCTGGTTTTCGTTGGTACACGGACGCTTGATTGAAGTCATGGTTGGTTGTTGAGAAGATTTAGGTCGATGTTACTGCATACAGGTGGCATGGCTTCCCTATGTCAATAGGGTATTCATGTCATGCGTACAGTACAGCTCCTGATTCCATTCCAGTCCAACTATTTCGGTGTTTGGTTGCGGATACTAATAAATCACCTATCAACAATCTGTCGTCGTTTGGTTGCTCGTTTCTAACAATCTTTTACTTGCATGCATCCTGGACTCCTATGCTAGTCTAGGAAGGAGTAGGAAgttgcatcatcatcaacaactaGTCTTGGACTCGTCATCGTTTATATTTTTCTAGACTTGTAGTTATAAAACTGCAGCCAGGAGAGGAGACGAGAAGCGGTTACTTGGAAAACTAAGGCCAACTCTAGTGCAcgatcccaaacggacgtccgttttgaccTGTTTTCGTTAGTTTGGGACGGCAATGGGAAGGCACATGTTCGGTTGGGTCGTTTGGGTTGTCCATGCGGCCAAAGCGCGGCCGCACCCTAAATCATGTCCGGGACGGACGTGATTAAAAAacgcaaaaaaactaaaataaaatgataAAACGCAAACATAAAAACATAAACATAATTTGGGGTTTTAGGCCACAAAAGGGCCCAAGTTCTACGATCCACAACCATAATTaacataaaaaaacaaaaaccaaaaaaaccGCCGCCCACACGCTTCTGGCGTGTCCGTCGATGCCGTGCCTGTCGCCGTCTTCTCAGTGATCGCTGTTGTCTTCGTCGTcactgacgaggtcgacgtaggccggcAGCGTCCAGAGATGGGATGGCGGTGCATGGTGCACAGGGCTGGGCTGGAAGgcgggaggtgcctgcaccaccccctcccgtggcgacgcctcccgctccggtgaccgcgcCGGCGTGAggcaccagttcacgccccccACGGCGTCGGCCATCTCTGGAGCCGTGCACGACCAGCTCCACGCCTGACCCACCAGCCCCGAGTGGAAAGCGGCAACGGACAGCTCCTCATTGACCTCCTCCTCAGCGTCCCCCATCTCCAGCTCGGGGACGGCGACGTCGCCGACCGCAGAGAGAGCCATCATCTCCTGGAGGCCCTCCCGTTGGCGCTCATCGCGCGTcttcatggagtcctccatgacgcGTTGGATGAGCCGGGCCTCCTTCTCCCGTGTCATGCGAGGAGGCAGTGATGGCGACGGAGAAGGtgaaggcgacggcgtgggcgtgaggCCGCGCACCTGGGTAGCAGCCGCTCCGCGCTCTGGACGTGGCCGTCGCGGCCCCGACGACGTGCCGACGAAGAAGGAGGCGCGCCGCACGTCGTGCTCGTTCGTTAACCAGGTGTCCTAGAGCTCGGAGTCGGGGCAAACCTGGGATCGTAGaagaggtcgtcggggaggaggagGCGACGGCACTCGATCTCATGGCGCCGGGCACGGCCGCTCGTCGGGACTGGCGGGATCGACACCCGGTCGACGGATAGATGCCAGTTATTGGGGAGGTGCGCGTCGCTCCAGGAgagcggcgtcctcgtctcccaataacgCCGGCATACATCCACGCGCGATGCAGTGCCGGTCGCGCTCGCTGGCGGCCCTGGGCGCGATGGAGAATGCGGGCGGCGCGGGGGCCCGACGCGGTGGTGATGCGGGCTCCTCTTTGACGCCGCGGCGGCCCGAGGACGAGCCAGCCTCGCCGTCGTGCTTCCCCTTACGGCCGGTGTTCCAAAAACCCATGGCTGCGAGGCGGCCGGCCGGCGAGATCGAGGACGGGGAGAGGGAGAGCTAGGCTAGGGTTTCGCCGTGTCGGGTTCCGAGGAGGCAACACGGGCGGAGTGGGGagtgtggacgacgaccggtccatggcttcccatttaagaaggacgACAACCGTTCGCTgggcggatgacaggtggggccgaccgTGCGTGCGCATTAATGTCGggcggtgggaggtaggtggccgtcTGCACGCGGCCCCGACACGGACAAGCGAGGTGTCCGTTTGCTGTCCGCCGCGATCCAAATCGCGCGCATGTTTGCGTTCGAAAACGGTCGAtccggacacaaaacggaccaaATGGGTTcagggtcagtttggttcgtgtccTCGCTCCGACGCGCCTGGCCTGAACCCTGCCTGAAAACTGCCTGTGTTATGTTTGGTTGCTGTCCAGAGTATCCCAAGGTAGCCTGGCCTGGTGAACTGGCTGTCCTGCTTAGCCTGATGCATAACCCAGGCACAATGCTTAGCCTGGCCCAGGCGTGAGATACTGGTCGCCTGGGCATCGTAGGGTAGCTGCCTGACGCTAATTCTGctctcctcggctgcttttttcaagTGGGTCAGGTCTCAAATCAATACTTTTTTACAGTAAGCATCCTCCAGGCCAGGTCTCCATCCAAATGGCCCTTGCCTGAGCAGGCAGAAATCTTTCAAATCCCAGGCAGTGTCCAGGCGTTACTTTTTGCCTGGCAAGCTAGCGAGGGTGCGAACCAAACACACCCTCAGTCCGTCGCGCGTTCGGTCATCTGGTTTGTCCGTTTTACTTCAAATGAACCGGGTCGGACGGGATGGAGTCGCGCACTGGAGTTGGGCTAACCGGGAGGGCCGGCGCTGCGCAGGTCGTCATGGTGTACCTCATGAAACACCAGGGTCGTGTAGCATGTGGACAAGCAAGTGCGTAAGCAGTGATGGGATGGCGAGCCGGAAAAACGACCACAAAATGGCAGTCGCGCAAAGCAGACAAAATTAATTGCTCGTGCtgccaaggaaggaagaggaggaTTCAGACTTGTTCTCTCGTGAGTTTTTGCGCGGCTCGCGTGACTCGGACGGGAGGAGAGGAGATAGATTCCGCACCCACCTGACCACAGCCACTCCGTCAGCGACGGGTGGATCTGCACAAAAATCTCCCATCTTCTCTTCTGCCCAGGTGCAAAGGGAAAATCTGTTCTGATGTGCGTTATTCTGCTGCATGTATACGCTTCACTCTGTAATCACACGAACTGTCGCGGTCGCCTCTGTTCAGCTTCGCACTGCTGCCGGCTCCCGCACGCGCTTCCTGCGATGACGGAGCCAACCGCGGCCCGGCCTACCTTTCTCTGCCATTTGAAAATCTTTGTGGAGAGAGCAAAGGAAGGAAGGAGGCGACAAAAGGGCAACCGATCGGGTTGGCTTTGTGGTCCGCGCGCAGCAAGGAAGGAGCAGGAGGAGACACGTCCACGGGCAGCCACCAGGCGGACGTACGTACGGATACCCACCATGTGCGCCCCCAACGTCTTGCCGGCCACGGCCGTGCCACTCTGTTCGCTTCAACAGCGGCGGTGCTACATAGTAAATGTCAAATTAGGGCATCTACCGCCGGACTTGGCAATCGCTCTACCCTATAAAACCGTCCAAATTAGAAGAAAATCACGTTGTTTGCGGCCGTCCAACAACGTGGCCTCTTCGTTGTTCATGTAGATTAAACAACTTAAAAAAGTAGGAATTTGTTTGGAGGCAAAATAAACGAACAAAAAACTTTGAATTCAAGAAGGTTATTGAAAACTGaacttcattttttttctttttacagagCATTAAAAAAAAGAATAACTATTACTTATTGGAGTGTCACAGCCCAAGAATAATTgcttgtaattagttgcatcagaagcatacatacatcattttaAATTCAAggaaattgaattgagggaattatCAAAGCCTGAGAAACCATTTAAAAATGAACATTAAAAATCTCTTCAAacaagtccaaggaaatgttcctgttaaTCTCTGAAAATATTAGCAAGagctaaaattcaaaccaataagaAATGattatcttgggactttgaattaaatcaataattatttgtatTGGATTTATATTTACTATGTACAAAATATAAATCCAATAATCCTAAAAACTTGTGAGTGCCTTTGAATATATTGTATCaagccacataaatattttcagaagctACTAAAATTATTTGGtctgaaaaccaaattaaaacaaactacagaaaatagaaaacaacaaCGAAATTAGGAGAGAAGGGGGGCGGGGCGTTACCTGgccagcacaacccaccaggggcaaggaggtcttcttcctcctcgcgccagaaggactggGTGCGTGCCCGACGCGTGCGCACCACGCGACACCATTTGTTAGCCTGCCTTCACGTGGACGCCGCGGATGACTTCGCCTTTGCCGTCCGGATCGTTCTGACCTGCTCGCCTTTTCCCACTCGTCCCCTCCCTCGCTATCCCCTCATGCCCGAGACGACCATGGACGCGCCACCGTGCACTGCCGCAGCCATCGGCCTTACCCCGTCCAACTACCATATCCAGAGCGTCTGCATCCTCGCTCTGGTAATCTTCCACCAACGGAATTGAGCCAAGGAGCCCTCAAGACGACGCCCGTGACCATCTTCTTCGCCCACGGCCGTCAGATGTCGATGATCGATTCGACACCATCAACGCCTCCCCAGCCTCGACGCTGGCGCCAACAgcttcgccgtgagctcctctttctCTTTCCCCTAACCCCGTTGCTCCACTTGTTGCCTAGCTAGCTCCCCTACCGTGCCGAGCTCCGACTGCCGCCATGGTTGCTGAGCCTCACGCTCCTGAGCTCCCCCGCTTGTAGTTGTGGCACCGTCGTGCTCTTGGAGACCCCAGGATGCCGTAGAGCCTCTTAGATGCCCTCCCATGCCCTGTAGCGTCGCCCGCGTCAAGCCCATGGCTCCGGCCGCCACCCATGTGCTTGCCGGCATCGTTTCCGGCCTCCCCGCGCCCAGCCACCTACACTGGACACGATACGCATCCAGCTGCCTGTAGGACCTTTTCGCACGACATTTGGTCGTTAGAGGAGCTTCTCCGGCGTGCCTCCGTCGTCAGGTATGGTCACCGACGTTTAACCGACGGCTAACCATGTGTTGCCGATAGCGGCCCCCAgtgcctgctaattagtttagttagggttaattaaactatgttaactaactgagtcaatGACACACGAGCCCCACACGTAGTTGATTTGCTGACGTAACCTTTGGCCGaccctatgataacccacaagtatagggggtcgcaacagttttttcgagggtagaatatccaacccaaatttattgattcagcaCAAGgaaagccaaagaatatttgtaagtattagcagttgagttgccaattcaaccacacctgaagattAAATATCatgagcaaagtgatcagtagcacaatagtATGGTAGTTTGCTACTGATAAAAGTGAGagtagcagcaatagtaacagcAGTAGTAATtgctttgtagcagttgtaacagtagtaacttagcaagaaaaatatgtgagctcgtaggcattggatcggtgataacgttggataatattcatcatataacagtcataaccctgGGCGACACAAAACTAACTCCAATTcagcaatataatgtaggcatgtatttcgtatatagtcatacgtgcttatggaaaagaacttgtaggacatcttttgtcctaccctcccgtggcagaggggtccgTAAGGAAACGAAGGgatttaaggcctccttttaatagagaaccggaacaaagcattaacacatagtgaatacatgaactcgtcaaatTACGGTAATCACCAAAAAGAATCCGAattgttgtcaccttggggtatgcggatcataacacataataggtgcatataacttgcatggtAGGATCAAGAAAACAaatatattggtgaaaacataaaatgtccagatctgaaatcatgtcactcaggccctactgacaagcattaagcatagcaaagtcatagcaacatcaatatcagaacatagtggatactagggatcaagacctaacaaaactaactcgattgcataatgaatctcatccaacccatcatcgtctagcaagcctacgaaggaactaCTGACCCCCGATggtgaccatcatgaaattggtgatggaggatggttgatgatgacgaagacggaagatacccctctctggagccccgaacagactccagatctggcctcccgatgaagaacagtaggtggcggtggctccatatcgtaaaacatgatgaaatttcctctcctattttttcttcgaaaataggaatttatagagtTAGagttcagcttcaggtatttttcttcTACTAGTGACAATATATTTCATGTATTTAGCTTAAAGGGTCATCTTTAAAATAtcggtcaagcgagtacgcaaaaagactagccTAAGCATTTCATCAAAACGTTCAAATTCTTCCTCATCCTATCTCTTAGATGGTTTAGGTGAAAAGggtatgggtttttgaacccatggttctctttctttaccatgttttctagcaacaaagtctcttttaccataatgtttatttttagcaggtgggttatcaagatcaagagcaggttctatttcaacatcattatctagtTCTTTATCATTTTCTGGTTGAGCATCTATatgaacatcatcactgtcatcttcattatcactaggtgaacgttcataaccagattgagtttcagcattagagatagaGACATCATTGTTATCTTCAGAAGGTTTTTCTatctcaggttcactagaagtatgcaaactcctatcatttttcattttccttttctttttagaaggactaggtgcatcaacattagttctttgagagtcttgttcaattccttTAGggtattgtgacgcccggatagttaagctacggtgaacctctgctaatgatgtcatgtcacctcgattactgttgctaaactcgTGTTAATTCAAAACCGGTAGGAattaaaattcaaaatcaagcaaacaataaaagttttcaaatattaaatccAAAACgtccggagtgagccaaataatgcatagataattatggtggaggaacgacacttttataaaatgtttaaatgctcaaatgGGAATGGAACAACAGCATAACCAATTTAATAAAtgccttttattaattataaaatgttaaactattttattttgggatcaaactttttgtggcattgtCTAATTTTGGAATGTGAATTATGGGGACAAGTTTCCTATTTTACTAAACCTATTTGCTAATTAAGATAAGTACAAATCATAACaaataaaaagaaacagaaaagggaaaaggaaaactaaaaaaaaagagagaaacaacAGCCCCCCTATGGCCAACTGGGCCTCAGCCCAGCCATCGGcctaccaggccggcccaccccgtcCCCTTTATGGCCTTCCAAGGCCAAACCCTAACCCACTGACACCCCCACTCTCCCCACACTCGCTCTCCCCccctgatccagatcggatcgggtcaCCGGACGTCGCCGCCCGGAGACGCGACCCCGTCGCCGCCTCGGCCACTCCGTCGTCGACCCCGTCGCCCTCGTCCTCGCCTCCTCCCTGCGCCGTCCTCGCGCTGTCGCCTCTTAggagcccgatcccctcgcccTCCTCCCCCGACACCGACGCCGGCGCCCGGAGCTCCCTCgctggcctgcttcctcctccccacTGGTCTGCCTCCTCTTCGCTCACGTTGTCCCCGTCGTCCTCTGCGAGCCCCCGCTGCCCTTGACCCTGCGAACCCCGGTGAGGCCCCGGGCCTCCCCCCTCTCCACCTCCTTCCCCTGTCCTCATGTGCGACGCGCCTGCGCGTCTGTCATCGCGATCGTCCGGCCACCTGAGGCGTGCTGCTGTCGTAGCAGACCGCCGCCCTGGCCGCTTCCCAAAGCCACGCCCGCCGCGGACCTCTGGCCGTGAACGGTTACGCCCAGCCATGCCTCCACGCGCGCCCTGGTTGCCCTGTGCGCGCCTTGGCGACGCGCCTCGCCCGCCTGTGCCTCGGTGCTGCTAAGCCCGGACCTGCTCCGGTCAAACCCGTTGCCCCTCCCTCACCATGCCTTTGTCGCCGCTCACCCGCCGTACCGCTACCTCTCCGGGTCGACGTGGCCTCGCCTGTGCTGCTTCCTTGCCGCCCCGGCCACCTGGCCggtgccgtggccaccggcctccccctgctccggcgccctgccggctccgcccgcccctgggcgtgcgcccgaacgAACGGGTGTTGGGCACCCGTTGCGCCCGAACCCGCTAACACCGGCGCCCGCTAAGGGCCTATGACAAGCGGGGCCTAGCCCCAGAACGTTTTtattaaaaaaaggaattaaaaataaataaatgaataaaataataattaaaatgttaattaattaattaattaaaggattagttaacttaattaattctaattagattaacctaatcactagttaacttaattaaaaccTTGATTAGCCTGAACAGTCAATGACATACAGACCCCACAcgtcagcttgacccagtcaacacctctgttgactgatgacgtcatgctgacgtcatgctgatgcagtaatgccattttcgaattaaattaataataataatttagaaaatgttttaaaaactttaaaaattaatataaaatgaaccgtagctcggatggaaaaactttgtacatgaaagttgctcagaacgacgagacgaatatggatacgcagcccgttcgtccgccacacatccctagcatagagaacccgcaactttcccccttcggttcacctatccgaaaacgcgaaacaccgggtatactttcccggatatttcccctttc contains:
- the LOC119276499 gene encoding monothiol glutaredoxin-S5-like, coding for MYQAIPYSSTRTWARPSPAAEAAVAVKTETTEAAASREDAAGVERAVSESPVVVVGRRACCLTHVVKRLLQGLGVNPAVHEVADEAALAGVVPDGGEAALPVVFVGGKLLGGLDRLMAVHISGELVPILKKAGALWL